One Epidermidibacterium keratini DNA segment encodes these proteins:
- the rsmI gene encoding 16S rRNA (cytidine(1402)-2'-O)-methyltransferase — MPAGTLVLAGTPLGNPGDATDRLRSAIADADVIAAEDTRRLGRLARDLGVRYEGRIVSYYEQNEADRTPELVAALRGGSSVLLVTDAGMPSVSDPGYRLVTAAIEAGVPVTCLPGPSAVTVALALSGLPSDRFCFEGFLARKPGERARQLAELATERRTMVFFEAPHRIAAMLAAASDAFGPERQAAVCRELTKTYEEVRRGTLDELREWAEGEVRGELTIVVEGAARVATAYSDDELRALVQAEVDRGARKSDAVRLVATTTDQPRRRVYDAYHR, encoded by the coding sequence GTGCCCGCGGGGACGCTGGTGCTGGCCGGTACGCCGCTGGGCAACCCCGGCGATGCGACCGACCGGCTGCGCTCCGCAATCGCTGACGCCGACGTGATCGCCGCGGAGGACACCCGGCGCCTCGGTCGGCTCGCCCGCGACCTCGGCGTGCGCTACGAAGGCCGCATCGTGTCCTACTACGAGCAAAACGAGGCCGACCGCACCCCCGAGCTGGTTGCTGCCCTGCGCGGCGGTTCCTCGGTGCTGCTGGTGACCGACGCCGGCATGCCGTCGGTGTCCGACCCCGGATATCGCCTGGTCACCGCCGCGATCGAGGCGGGCGTGCCGGTGACCTGCCTGCCCGGACCGTCGGCGGTGACCGTCGCGTTAGCGCTCAGCGGGCTGCCCAGCGACCGGTTCTGCTTCGAGGGGTTCCTCGCGCGCAAACCGGGGGAGCGAGCCCGTCAGCTCGCCGAGCTCGCCACCGAACGCCGCACGATGGTCTTCTTCGAGGCGCCGCACCGGATCGCCGCGATGCTGGCCGCCGCCAGCGACGCCTTCGGCCCCGAGCGGCAAGCTGCGGTGTGCCGCGAGCTCACCAAGACCTATGAGGAGGTACGCCGCGGGACGCTTGACGAATTGCGCGAGTGGGCCGAGGGGGAGGTGCGCGGCGAGCTGACGATCGTGGTCGAAGGTGCCGCTCGGGTCGCGACCGCGTACTCCGATGACGAGCTGCGCGCCCTCGTGCAGGCCGAGGTCGACCGCGGCGCGCGCAAGTCCGATGCCGTGCGGCTGGTTGCCACGACCACCGACCAGCCGCGCCGCCGGGTCTACGACGCCTATCACCGCTGA
- a CDS encoding MFS transporter, producing the protein MAGFGASAYFLTLYLQNVRGLSAMQTGLAFVVPCVAVLIGTQVGGRLATSSLRRAMLVGQGIGLVGTLVLALTLTDSIGWIALLALAFVFSVGQGITFTAMFATASTGAADDEQGTVGGIATTGQQLGGAIGLAVLVSLTASTQSPAAVGFAGISAIIAIGIIVATRIPTQR; encoded by the coding sequence ATGGCCGGGTTCGGGGCCAGCGCCTACTTCCTGACGCTCTATCTGCAAAACGTGCGCGGGCTCAGCGCGATGCAGACGGGACTTGCGTTTGTCGTCCCGTGCGTGGCGGTGTTGATCGGCACCCAGGTCGGCGGCCGCCTTGCGACATCGAGCCTGCGCCGCGCGATGCTCGTCGGTCAGGGCATCGGGCTCGTCGGGACCCTCGTCCTCGCGCTCACGCTGACCGACTCGATCGGCTGGATCGCATTGCTGGCGCTGGCGTTCGTCTTCAGCGTCGGACAGGGCATCACCTTCACCGCGATGTTTGCGACCGCATCGACCGGCGCGGCCGATGACGAGCAAGGCACGGTCGGCGGGATCGCGACCACCGGTCAGCAGCTCGGCGGCGCGATCGGGCTCGCCGTACTCGTCAGCCTGACCGCGAGCACTCAGAGCCCCGCCGCGGTCGGCTTTGCCGGGATCAGCGCGATCATCGCGATCGGCATCATCGTCGCGACGCGGATCCCGACTCAGCGGTGA
- a CDS encoding MarR family winged helix-turn-helix transcriptional regulator, with product MVKSEESAVDLVSQQELCGLLARLNQRLDHHVRRVGEQLGITSSQVVALRELSEPMKLTELATRMACETSNAGYVVDRMTEQDLVTRTPHPSDRRAKILTLTKAGQQCRANVLAALQQNSPTAVLSASDAAQLRDLLGRAVDSEAAIGSANE from the coding sequence GTGGTGAAGTCTGAGGAATCTGCCGTCGACCTGGTGAGCCAGCAGGAGCTGTGCGGGCTGTTGGCGCGGCTTAACCAGCGCCTGGATCACCATGTGCGGCGGGTGGGAGAGCAGCTCGGAATTACCAGCTCTCAGGTGGTCGCGTTGCGCGAGCTGTCCGAGCCGATGAAGCTCACCGAGCTGGCGACGCGGATGGCTTGTGAGACCTCCAACGCCGGCTATGTCGTCGACCGGATGACCGAGCAGGACCTCGTGACGCGTACGCCGCATCCGTCGGATCGGCGTGCGAAGATCCTCACCCTCACCAAAGCGGGGCAGCAGTGCCGAGCCAACGTGCTGGCCGCTCTGCAGCAGAACTCGCCGACCGCGGTGCTCAGCGCGAGCGACGCCGCGCAGCTGCGCGACCTGCTCGGCCGTGCAGTCGACTCCGAGGCAGCAATCGGCTCCGCGAACGAATAG
- a CDS encoding dicarboxylate/amino acid:cation symporter produces MLRALRKVPFAAQIFLALIIGVGLGLLARSMGTVGDGEPNWLTSTLDTIGSTFVALLRVIVIPLIVTAVIASIANLRKVSNAARLAGQTLLWFAITAAIAVSIGLVLGLTTNPGLHTSVDESAASAVSTQGSWWDFLLGLVPGNILGLEASASDEGVGLSFNVLQLLVISLAIGIAALKVGKAAEPFLAFNASLLAIVQKVLWWIILLAPIGTLGLIGNAVASYGWESLSSLGVFVAAVYAGLLLVLFVVYPVLLKLNGLSVRRWFAGAWPAIQLGFVSRSSIGTLPVTERVTTTNLGVPREYASFAVPLGATTKMDGCAAIYPALSAIFVAQFFGIDLGIGDYLLIALVSVVGSAATAGVTGAVVMLTLTLSTLGLPLAGVGLLLAVDPILDMGRTAVNVAGQALVPTIVAKREGILDKDVFESTRSADPFGEEREPALAAPATA; encoded by the coding sequence ATGCTTCGCGCCTTGCGCAAAGTGCCGTTTGCGGCACAGATCTTCCTCGCCCTCATCATCGGCGTCGGGCTCGGCCTGCTCGCTCGCTCGATGGGCACCGTCGGCGACGGCGAGCCCAACTGGCTCACCTCAACCCTCGACACCATCGGCAGCACCTTCGTCGCGCTGCTGCGGGTCATCGTCATCCCGCTGATCGTCACCGCGGTCATTGCCTCCATCGCCAACCTGCGCAAGGTCTCGAACGCCGCACGCCTGGCCGGTCAGACGCTGCTGTGGTTTGCCATCACCGCAGCGATCGCGGTGAGCATCGGCCTTGTCCTCGGCCTGACCACCAATCCGGGCCTGCACACCTCGGTCGACGAGTCGGCTGCGAGCGCGGTCTCCACCCAGGGCTCCTGGTGGGACTTCCTGCTCGGGCTGGTGCCGGGCAACATCCTCGGGCTAGAGGCATCAGCCTCCGATGAGGGCGTGGGACTCTCCTTTAACGTGCTGCAGCTGCTGGTGATCTCGCTGGCGATCGGCATCGCCGCGCTTAAGGTCGGCAAGGCCGCCGAGCCGTTCCTGGCCTTCAATGCCTCGCTGCTGGCGATCGTGCAGAAGGTCCTGTGGTGGATCATCCTGCTCGCCCCGATCGGCACGCTCGGCCTGATCGGCAACGCGGTTGCCAGCTATGGCTGGGAATCTCTTTCATCGCTCGGCGTCTTCGTCGCCGCGGTGTATGCCGGCCTGCTGCTGGTGCTCTTCGTCGTCTACCCGGTGCTGCTGAAGCTCAACGGGCTGTCAGTACGCCGCTGGTTCGCGGGCGCATGGCCGGCGATCCAGCTCGGTTTCGTCTCGCGCTCCTCGATCGGCACGCTGCCGGTCACCGAGCGGGTGACGACGACGAACCTCGGCGTACCCCGCGAGTACGCGAGCTTCGCCGTGCCCCTTGGCGCCACCACCAAGATGGACGGTTGCGCGGCGATTTATCCTGCCCTGTCGGCGATCTTCGTGGCGCAGTTCTTCGGGATCGACCTCGGTATCGGCGACTACCTGCTGATCGCACTCGTCTCGGTCGTCGGCTCGGCCGCGACCGCGGGCGTGACCGGCGCGGTCGTGATGCTGACGCTGACGCTGTCAACGCTCGGCCTGCCGCTGGCCGGTGTCGGCCTGCTGCTCGCGGTCGACCCGATCCTGGACATGGGCCGTACGGCGGTCAACGTCGCCGGGCAGGCTCTCGTGCCGACCATCGTCGCCAAGCGTGAGGGCATCCTGGACAAAGACGTCTTCGAGAGCACCCGCTCGGCGGATCCGTTCGGCGAGGAACGCGAACCCGCGCTCGCCGCACCTGCTACCGCCTAA
- the bioD gene encoding dethiobiotin synthase: protein MSLPPVVAVTGTDTDVGKTIVTAALAAALQGAGRSVAAYKPAQTGVGPGDEGDMQVVRRLTGATIAEGCRLTEPMAPVPAAEIDGVRLPRLDDHRHEVAALSGQHDHVLVEGAGGLLVELTGARETIADLAGALDAAVIVVVRAALGTLNHTMLTVEALHRRGRRIAGIVIGSWPADPGIVERDNYRYLAALDVPLLGTIPAGAAQRPDFASAAIGWLGADKDANRSG from the coding sequence CTGAGTCTGCCGCCCGTCGTCGCGGTCACTGGCACCGACACGGACGTCGGCAAAACGATCGTGACCGCTGCTCTGGCCGCTGCGTTGCAGGGCGCCGGCCGGAGCGTCGCGGCGTACAAGCCGGCCCAGACCGGCGTCGGGCCGGGCGACGAGGGCGACATGCAGGTCGTACGCCGACTGACCGGCGCCACCATCGCCGAGGGGTGCCGGCTCACCGAGCCGATGGCGCCGGTGCCTGCTGCTGAGATCGACGGGGTGCGCCTTCCACGCCTGGACGATCATCGTCACGAGGTGGCCGCCCTCTCCGGGCAGCATGATCACGTGCTTGTGGAAGGGGCCGGCGGCCTGCTCGTCGAGCTGACCGGGGCGCGCGAGACGATTGCCGACCTCGCCGGTGCGCTCGATGCCGCCGTCATCGTGGTGGTGCGGGCAGCGCTCGGCACGCTCAACCACACCATGCTCACCGTTGAGGCGCTGCACCGCCGCGGGCGCCGCATTGCGGGGATCGTCATCGGCAGCTGGCCGGCCGATCCAGGCATCGTCGAGCGTGACAACTACCGCTACCTCGCCGCGTTAGATGTACCGCTGCTGGGCACCATCCCGGCCGGCGCCGCGCAGCGCCCGGACTTCGCCTCGGCGGCCATCGGCTGGCTGGGCGCGGATAAGGACGCCAACCGGTCCGGCTAG
- a CDS encoding 8-amino-7-oxononanoate synthase, with amino-acid sequence MSTWTSWLAQRAELRDERGTTRTIGVLRDDATIDLAGNDYLGLSRDSRVVAAAVAALEEYGAGAGASRLVTGTLPVHEDLEAALAELCGQQSALVFASGYAANLGAVTAFVDRDTSILLDEHAHASLHDAARMSRAPHETFAHNDIDDLARALSQQPGRSIVAVESVYSVLGDAAPLSELADVCARYGALLIIDEAHGIGVAGEGRGLAHTLGIAGAEDVIVTATLSKALGAQGGVVLGTPAVREHLINAARTFIFDTGLAPAAAAGALAATNIVREQPDLVVAIGRHTAQISRALEISPSAGAVLSVPMPTPAAAVAAREQLRERGVLVGCFRPPSTPDEVARLRLTARADLTPVQVEFTADEVRRAAAC; translated from the coding sequence ATGAGCACGTGGACGTCGTGGCTCGCCCAGCGTGCCGAGCTGCGCGACGAGCGCGGCACGACACGCACGATCGGCGTACTGCGCGACGACGCGACGATCGACCTGGCCGGCAACGACTACCTCGGGCTCAGCCGGGACTCGCGGGTCGTCGCGGCCGCTGTTGCGGCGCTCGAGGAGTACGGCGCCGGCGCGGGCGCATCGCGACTGGTCACCGGGACCCTGCCGGTGCACGAGGACCTGGAGGCCGCGCTTGCCGAGCTCTGCGGGCAGCAGTCGGCTCTCGTCTTCGCTTCTGGCTATGCCGCCAACCTGGGCGCGGTGACTGCATTCGTAGATCGCGATACTTCGATATTGCTCGATGAGCATGCACACGCATCGCTGCATGACGCGGCACGGATGTCGCGAGCACCGCACGAGACGTTTGCCCACAACGACATCGACGACCTCGCTCGTGCGCTGTCACAGCAACCGGGCCGCAGCATCGTCGCGGTCGAGTCGGTCTACTCCGTACTCGGCGACGCGGCGCCGCTGAGCGAGCTCGCCGACGTGTGCGCGCGATACGGCGCACTGCTGATCATCGACGAGGCACACGGCATCGGGGTCGCCGGTGAGGGCCGCGGGCTCGCGCACACGCTCGGGATCGCCGGTGCCGAGGACGTGATCGTGACGGCCACCCTCTCCAAAGCGCTCGGAGCCCAGGGCGGCGTCGTACTCGGCACCCCCGCAGTGCGCGAGCACCTGATCAACGCCGCACGCACGTTCATCTTCGACACCGGCCTCGCTCCGGCAGCCGCCGCCGGCGCACTTGCCGCGACCAATATCGTGCGTGAGCAGCCAGACCTCGTCGTCGCCATCGGCCGCCACACCGCACAGATCTCACGGGCTCTGGAGATCTCGCCCAGTGCCGGCGCGGTGCTGTCGGTCCCGATGCCAACTCCGGCCGCCGCCGTCGCGGCCCGCGAGCAGCTGCGCGAGCGCGGCGTACTCGTCGGCTGCTTCCGCCCGCCGAGCACACCCGATGAGGTTGCTCGGCTACGGCTGACCGCACGGGCTGACCTCACACCCGTCCAGGTCGAGTTTACCGCCGATGAGGTACGCCGGGCGGCGGCGTGCTGA
- the bioA gene encoding adenosylmethionine--8-amino-7-oxononanoate transaminase, with translation MPKTAQRPALIERDRGLLWHPYAALDGPAPYAVTAADGVHLQLTAADGQTHRVIDAMSSWWCAVHGYRNPTLDAAAADQLGEFSHVMFGGLTHEPAIALAERLVAIAPGPMAHVFFADSGSVSVEVALKLAVQYQIGRGRPQRQRMLTVRGGYHGDTFAAMSMCDPVGGMHSAFPGLVAGQLFAPRPPQASYGPDGWQYDEEALQDWESAFRELAAAHRDELAAIVVEPVLQGAGGMYIYPPQCLRVMREVADDYDLLLIADEIATAFGRTGRLFACEWADIAPDVMCVGKALTGGYLTLAAVLMTERVGSVIASSELRALLHGPTFMANPLACAIAAASVDLITTHAGEQVARIEGELQAALAPARDLPVVHDVRVLGAVGVVQLDRDVDVPAVAAAAVRRGVWVRPFRDLVYTMPPYVSSAEHIAAIGAAIIGATCEVYR, from the coding sequence ATGCCTAAGACGGCGCAGCGCCCGGCCCTGATCGAGCGCGACCGCGGCCTGCTGTGGCACCCGTATGCCGCGCTCGACGGGCCGGCGCCGTACGCCGTCACGGCCGCCGACGGGGTGCACCTGCAGCTCACCGCTGCTGACGGCCAGACGCACCGGGTGATCGACGCGATGTCGTCGTGGTGGTGCGCGGTGCACGGCTATCGCAACCCGACCCTGGATGCGGCCGCCGCCGACCAGCTCGGGGAGTTCAGCCATGTCATGTTCGGCGGGCTGACCCACGAACCGGCGATCGCGCTCGCCGAACGGCTCGTCGCTATCGCACCCGGGCCGATGGCGCACGTCTTCTTCGCCGACTCCGGTTCGGTCTCGGTCGAGGTCGCGCTCAAGCTCGCCGTGCAGTACCAGATCGGCCGTGGACGCCCGCAGCGTCAACGGATGCTGACGGTACGCGGCGGCTACCACGGCGACACGTTTGCCGCGATGAGCATGTGCGACCCCGTCGGCGGCATGCACTCGGCCTTCCCCGGTCTGGTGGCCGGGCAGCTCTTCGCGCCACGCCCGCCGCAGGCGTCCTACGGTCCCGACGGCTGGCAGTACGACGAAGAAGCCTTGCAGGACTGGGAATCTGCGTTTCGGGAGCTAGCCGCGGCGCACCGCGACGAGCTGGCGGCGATCGTGGTCGAGCCGGTGCTGCAGGGCGCCGGCGGGATGTACATCTACCCGCCGCAGTGCCTGCGCGTCATGCGCGAGGTCGCCGACGACTACGACCTCCTGCTGATCGCCGACGAGATCGCGACGGCGTTTGGTCGCACCGGGCGGCTCTTTGCCTGCGAGTGGGCCGATATCGCACCGGACGTGATGTGCGTGGGCAAGGCGCTGACCGGCGGCTACCTGACCCTGGCTGCGGTGCTGATGACCGAGCGCGTCGGCTCGGTCATCGCCAGCTCCGAGCTGCGCGCGCTGCTGCACGGACCGACGTTCATGGCCAATCCGCTCGCCTGCGCGATCGCCGCCGCGTCGGTCGATCTGATCACTACGCACGCCGGCGAGCAGGTCGCCCGCATCGAGGGTGAGCTGCAGGCGGCCCTCGCTCCCGCACGAGACCTACCGGTGGTGCACGACGTCCGCGTCCTCGGCGCGGTCGGGGTTGTGCAACTCGACCGCGATGTCGACGTCCCCGCCGTCGCCGCGGCCGCCGTCCGCCGCGGCGTATGGGTGCGGCCGTTTCGCGACCTCGTCTACACGATGCCGCCCTACGTCAGCAGCGCCGAGCACATCGCCGCGATCGGTGCCGCGATCATCGGCGCCACCTGCGAGGTCTACCGATGA
- the bioB gene encoding biotin synthase BioB — MTTPYAALADQVLAGTPISTDDALAILRAPDADVLELVAAAGRLRRKYFANTVKVNYLVNLKSGLCPEDCGYCSQRLGSQADILKYKWLTPDEALEQARAGLQGGASRVCMVSSGRGPTDRDVERVAGMVGALKDEHPEAEVCACLGLLRDGQAQRLREAGVDAYNHNINTAQSHHDEIVSTHTYDDRVDTVSKAKAAGLSPCSGLIAGLGESDEQLVEALVALRELGSDSIPVNFLMPFDGTPLAGTWELTPLRCLKILALARFVCPDREVRIAGGREMHLRTLQGLALHVANSIFLGDYLTSEGQAAEADLELIADNGFVVLGASQAAPSATASHDPAIRRRGAGTTVAPNA; from the coding sequence ATGACCACGCCATACGCCGCCCTCGCCGACCAGGTCCTCGCCGGTACGCCGATCAGCACCGACGACGCGCTCGCCATCCTGCGCGCACCGGACGCCGACGTACTCGAGCTCGTGGCGGCCGCGGGACGCCTGCGGCGCAAGTACTTCGCCAACACGGTCAAGGTCAACTACCTGGTCAACCTCAAGTCGGGTCTGTGCCCGGAAGACTGCGGCTACTGCTCGCAGCGCCTGGGCTCACAGGCCGACATCCTGAAGTACAAATGGCTGACCCCGGACGAGGCGCTTGAGCAAGCCCGCGCCGGGCTGCAGGGCGGCGCGAGTCGGGTGTGCATGGTCTCCAGCGGCCGCGGACCGACCGACCGCGACGTCGAGCGCGTCGCCGGCATGGTCGGCGCACTCAAGGACGAGCACCCCGAGGCCGAGGTGTGCGCCTGCCTGGGCCTGCTGCGCGACGGTCAGGCGCAGCGGCTGCGCGAAGCCGGTGTGGATGCCTACAACCACAACATCAACACCGCGCAGTCCCACCACGACGAGATCGTCTCTACTCACACGTACGACGACCGCGTGGACACCGTCAGCAAAGCCAAGGCCGCCGGACTCTCGCCGTGCTCCGGGCTGATCGCCGGACTCGGTGAGAGCGACGAGCAGCTCGTCGAGGCGCTCGTCGCGCTGCGCGAGCTCGGCTCGGACTCGATCCCGGTCAACTTCCTGATGCCCTTCGACGGCACCCCGTTGGCCGGCACCTGGGAGCTCACTCCCCTGCGCTGCCTGAAGATCCTCGCCCTCGCTCGCTTCGTCTGCCCCGACCGCGAGGTGCGGATCGCCGGCGGCCGCGAGATGCACCTGCGCACGCTGCAGGGCCTTGCCCTGCACGTCGCCAACTCGATCTTCCTCGGTGACTACCTCACCTCTGAGGGACAGGCCGCCGAGGCAGACCTGGAGCTGATCGCCGACAACGGCTTCGTCGTACTGGGCGCCTCGCAGGCCGCCCCCAGCGCGACCGCATCGCACGACCCGGCGATCCGCCGCCGCGGCGCGGGCACGACCGTTGCACCCAATGCCTAA
- a CDS encoding TetR family transcriptional regulator: protein MALTRVRVVDVATSILREFGLGDLSMRRLARELDVAPGAIYWHIANKQVLLAAVAERLLADVPLGEQGADDPAAALRAHVLAVRDALLPVPDGADVVAIAYTLDPDSVPALREIGVLLKEAGAQDVAASTDLVVHHILGSVAATQVRAASPEEAVSSPDRFEPALDILLGLSCG, encoded by the coding sequence ATGGCGTTGACGCGTGTGCGGGTCGTTGATGTCGCGACCTCGATCCTGCGCGAGTTCGGCCTTGGCGACCTCTCGATGCGCCGCCTCGCCCGGGAGCTCGACGTCGCGCCCGGCGCGATCTATTGGCACATCGCAAACAAGCAGGTGCTGCTGGCCGCAGTTGCCGAGCGGCTGCTCGCCGACGTGCCGCTTGGTGAGCAGGGCGCCGATGATCCGGCCGCGGCACTGCGCGCGCACGTCCTGGCGGTCCGGGACGCCTTGCTGCCGGTGCCGGACGGCGCCGACGTGGTCGCGATCGCCTACACCCTCGATCCGGACTCGGTTCCGGCGCTGCGCGAGATCGGCGTACTGCTCAAGGAGGCTGGGGCGCAGGACGTGGCGGCGAGCACCGACCTCGTCGTACACCACATCCTCGGTTCGGTCGCCGCCACGCAGGTGCGTGCCGCCTCACCCGAGGAGGCCGTATCGAGTCCGGACAGATTCGAGCCCGCGCTCGACATCCTCCTCGGGCTTAGCTGTGGCTGA
- the corA gene encoding magnesium/cobalt transporter CorA yields MATTNERRSRPALPSLSVVRRKPGSQDSVESVTHNPLVGCAVYRDGAIVERCDDWRRAAEVARADGGFVWLGLFEPEEGEFGEIADAFGLHPLAVEDAMSAHNRPKLERYDDNLFMVLKTARYVEHDELTAESEVIRTSEVMVFIGSYFAITVRHGNFGDFSTLRHRLENEDRDLLALGPAAVLYAICDVVVDRYLDVCNEVETDLDELEESVFSPRSKSKDVDRIYQLKRELLELRRAVTPLAVPLQSLAHRQLPLVPKKIRNYFRDVEDHLIRVRDTVTGLDELLTSILQAQIARISLSENEDMRKITSWAAIFAVPTAVAGIYGMNFEFMPELKWKFGYPLVILLIVTICTLLYRGFKRSGWL; encoded by the coding sequence ATGGCTACCACCAACGAGCGCCGGTCCAGGCCGGCGCTGCCCTCCTTGAGCGTCGTACGCCGCAAACCCGGCTCGCAGGACTCCGTGGAGAGCGTTACTCATAACCCCCTCGTGGGCTGCGCCGTCTATCGCGACGGCGCGATCGTCGAGCGGTGCGACGACTGGCGTCGCGCCGCAGAGGTAGCGCGCGCCGACGGCGGATTCGTGTGGCTGGGGCTCTTCGAGCCCGAAGAGGGCGAGTTCGGCGAGATCGCCGACGCGTTCGGGCTGCACCCGCTCGCGGTCGAAGACGCGATGAGCGCGCACAACCGCCCCAAGCTTGAGCGCTACGACGACAACCTGTTCATGGTGCTCAAGACCGCCAGGTACGTCGAGCACGACGAGCTGACCGCCGAAAGCGAAGTGATCCGCACCAGCGAGGTCATGGTCTTCATCGGCAGCTACTTCGCGATCACCGTGCGCCACGGCAACTTCGGCGACTTCTCCACGCTGCGCCATCGGCTGGAAAACGAGGACCGCGACCTGCTGGCCCTCGGCCCGGCTGCCGTGCTCTATGCGATCTGCGACGTCGTCGTCGACCGCTACCTCGACGTCTGCAACGAGGTCGAGACCGACCTCGACGAGCTCGAAGAGAGCGTCTTTAGCCCGCGCAGCAAGAGCAAGGACGTCGACCGCATCTACCAGCTCAAACGAGAGCTGCTGGAGCTGCGGCGCGCTGTCACCCCGCTCGCGGTCCCCCTGCAGTCGCTCGCACATCGGCAGCTGCCGCTGGTGCCGAAGAAGATCCGCAACTACTTTCGCGACGTCGAGGACCACCTCATCAGGGTGCGCGACACCGTGACCGGCCTCGATGAGCTGCTGACCTCGATCCTGCAGGCGCAGATCGCGCGCATCTCGCTGTCGGAAAACGAGGACATGCGCAAGATCACCTCGTGGGCGGCGATCTTCGCCGTACCCACCGCCGTCGCCGGCATCTACGGGATGAACTTCGAGTTCATGCCCGAGCTCAAGTGGAAGTTCGGCTACCCGCTGGTCATCTTGCTGATCGTCACCATTTGCACGCTGCTATATCGCGGCTTCAAGCGCAGCGGCTGGCTGTAG
- the metG gene encoding methionine--tRNA ligase — MPDIPSGSFFITTPIYYVTAAPHIGSAYTTTAADVLARWHRQRGENVYFLTGTDEHGQKVMRTAQKAGKGPQEFVDELVRDEWKPAWELLDIKPDRFIRTTDEDHVRQVQEFWQRLYDAGWVYEGEYTGRYCVDCEEFKSDDQVDAEGNCLIHERPTEIISEKNWFFKLSEFGDKLLALYDEVPDFIAPAGSRNEIINYVKSGLHDLSISRSSFDWGIKVPWDDTQVLYVWIDALLNYTSAAQIFDDPEHFAEIWPPTHLMSRDILRFHSVIWPAMLMAAGFAPPRRVYVHGYLLVGGKKMAKSNATAIHPREIVDTFGADAYRYYFMKSIPFGSDASFSWEHIQAVYADELANNLGNLASRVAAMIGRYFDGVLPSPGALTDADGEIADALRNAAQRADVAISNLHIHEAVGYTHDFVTRVNGYITEQEPWKVAKDDSPLARERLATILYTCAEALRAVAVLHNSVMPTAMAKLWDSLGATQTLGALDDQPLSSAAEWGTLPVGASVTKGEVLFPRIETEAAPA, encoded by the coding sequence ATGCCTGACATCCCCTCGGGGTCGTTTTTCATTACGACTCCTATCTACTACGTGACGGCCGCCCCGCATATCGGCAGCGCCTACACCACGACCGCCGCCGACGTACTCGCTCGGTGGCACCGGCAGCGCGGCGAGAACGTGTATTTCCTGACCGGAACCGACGAGCACGGTCAGAAGGTGATGCGCACGGCACAGAAGGCCGGCAAGGGACCGCAGGAGTTCGTCGACGAGCTCGTACGCGATGAGTGGAAGCCCGCGTGGGAGCTGCTGGACATCAAGCCCGACCGGTTCATCCGCACCACCGACGAGGACCACGTCCGTCAGGTGCAGGAGTTCTGGCAGCGGCTGTACGACGCCGGCTGGGTCTACGAAGGCGAGTACACCGGGCGCTACTGCGTGGACTGTGAGGAGTTCAAGTCCGACGACCAGGTCGATGCTGAGGGCAACTGCCTGATCCACGAGCGCCCGACCGAGATCATCAGCGAGAAGAACTGGTTCTTCAAGCTCAGCGAGTTCGGCGACAAGCTGCTCGCGCTGTATGACGAGGTCCCCGACTTCATCGCGCCAGCGGGCAGCCGCAACGAGATCATCAACTACGTCAAGTCCGGCCTGCACGACCTGTCGATCTCCCGCTCGTCCTTCGACTGGGGCATCAAGGTGCCGTGGGATGACACGCAGGTCCTCTATGTCTGGATCGACGCCCTGCTGAACTACACCAGCGCCGCGCAGATCTTCGATGACCCCGAGCACTTCGCCGAGATCTGGCCGCCGACCCACCTGATGAGCCGCGACATCCTGCGCTTCCACTCGGTGATCTGGCCGGCGATGCTGATGGCCGCCGGGTTCGCACCGCCGCGCCGCGTCTACGTGCACGGCTACCTGCTGGTCGGGGGCAAGAAGATGGCCAAGAGCAACGCCACGGCCATCCACCCGCGCGAGATCGTCGACACGTTCGGCGCGGACGCCTACCGCTACTACTTCATGAAGTCGATCCCGTTCGGCTCCGACGCGTCGTTCTCGTGGGAGCACATTCAAGCGGTGTACGCCGACGAGCTCGCCAACAACCTCGGCAACCTCGCCTCCCGCGTCGCGGCGATGATCGGACGCTACTTCGACGGCGTACTGCCCTCGCCGGGAGCGCTGACCGATGCCGACGGCGAGATCGCCGACGCGCTTCGCAACGCTGCCCAGCGCGCGGATGTCGCCATCAGCAACCTGCACATCCACGAGGCGGTCGGCTACACGCACGACTTCGTGACGCGGGTCAACGGCTACATCACCGAGCAGGAGCCGTGGAAGGTCGCCAAGGACGACTCGCCGCTGGCGCGTGAGCGGCTCGCCACGATCCTCTACACCTGCGCGGAAGCGCTGCGCGCCGTCGCCGTACTGCACAACTCGGTGATGCCGACGGCGATGGCCAAGCTGTGGGACTCACTCGGCGCCACGCAGACGCTCGGCGCGTTGGACGACCAGCCGCTGTCGAGTGCTGCCGAGTGGGGCACGCTGCCCGTCGGCGCGAGCGTGACGAAGGGCGAGGTGCTCTTTCCGCGGATCGAGACCGAGGCCGCACCGGCATGA